In Papaver somniferum cultivar HN1 chromosome 1, ASM357369v1, whole genome shotgun sequence, a genomic segment contains:
- the LOC113328684 gene encoding exosome complex component RRP41 homolog: MEYVSPEGLRLDGRRPMEMRQIRAELGAVANADGSAVFEMGNTKVIAVVYGPREVENRSQQLNDRALVRCEYGMANFSTGDRMRKPKGDRRSTEISLVIRQILEACIMTHLMPRSQIDVFVQVLQADGGTRSACINAATLALADAGILMRDLATSCSAGYLNRTPLVDLNYVEDSAGGPDVSVGILSKMDQVTLLQMDAKLPMETFETVMQLAVEGCKKIADHIRKVLQENTKQLEYRRGV, from the exons ATGGAGTATGTTAGTCCTGAAGGCCTCCGGTTAGATGGTCGTCGTCCTATGGAG ATGAGGCAGATTCGTGCAGAGCTTGGTGCTGTTGCCAATGCAGACGG GTCTGCTGTTTTCGAAATGGGAAACACTAAGGTTATAGCTGTAGTATATGGACCTCGAGAG GTTGAAAATAGGAGCCAACAATTGAATGATCGGGCTCTG GTTAGGTGCGAGTATGGCATGGCTAACTTTAGTACTGGAGATCGAATGAGGAAACCAAAGGGTGACAG GCGATCCACGGAGATATCTCTTGTTATACGACAAATCTTGGAAGCTTGCATTATGACACACCTAATGCCTCGTTCCCAG ATAGACGTTTTTGTCCAAGTTCTTCAAGCTGATGGAG GAACAAGGTCTGCTTGCATAAATGCTGCAACCTTGGCACTTGCAGATGCCGGAATCCTAATGCGTGATCTCGCCACTTCTTGCAGTGCTGGATATCTTAACAGGACTCCTTTGGTCG ATTTGAACTACGTTGAAGATAGCGCAGGAGGCCCTGATGTCTCTGTTGGAATTCTATCAAAGATGGACCAAGTGACCCTACTTCAG ATGGATGCAAAACTGCCTATGGAGACCTTTGAAACTGTAATGCAACTCGCGGTAGAGGGGTGCAAGAAAATAGCAGATCACATCCGAAAA GTACTACAAGAAAACACCAAGCAACTGGAGTATCGCCGTGGTGTATAA
- the LOC113304570 gene encoding L-type lectin-domain containing receptor kinase IV.1-like, which yields MESYFKRDTERIKEKFQKSRIIKYKKIVNKGGNIKKMADLRLFKGLHYIVSHACIKSDYTESFVYNGFKDASSNMSLGNAADITSTGLLRLTNDFDGTYQMSFVYYSHPIRFKNNNTGGGSVFSFSTSFIFSILPESPGLRGLGIAFIIAPQAELPGEKGSDLPGLFDQRTDTQPTNFVLAIELDTIHNREYDIIQGDHVGIDFNDLTSVISKPSGYYTENNGSSFRNLSLVSGVPIRVWIEYDEVSKNLTVTLAPLTVPKPATPLLSYNHDLSDLLLDSMYVGFSSATSFAQTSHYILGWSFVINNGTDLPIDISQLPKPPAKAQKSKRAAAKFLGVELQIIIPVLALTFIIGILFVLAIIRNCKMADDVVEDWELNYERLRFSFKHLYIATNGFKEKNLLGNGGFGKVYNGVLPASKVNVAVKRISHNSKQGVREFISEIISIGHLRHRNLAHLLGYCRRHGELLLVYDYMANGSLDKLLFHKYDSAAAPTTILDWNQRFQIIKGVACALVYLHEDWEQVVVHRDIKDSNVLLDGEMNARLGDFGLARLYDRGTNPKTTNVAGTLGYMAPELIRTGKATTSSDVFAFGALLLEVACGRRPIELNVPENEESEILVDWVLNCWRSGAILQTSDPVLGNEYIKEEMESVLKLGLLCSQNDAKARPSMRQAMQYLEGELPCLKRNCGHFIIPTRQ from the exons ATGGAGAGTTACTTCAAACGCGATACtgagagaattaaagagaagttccaaaaaagccgCATCATAAAGTACAAAAAGATTGTAAACAAAGGTGGTAACATTAAGAAAATGGCGGACCTTCGGTTGTTCAAGGGACTCCACTATATtgtttcacatgcttgcattAAGAG TGATTATACTGAGAGTTTCGTCTACAATGGCTTTAAAGATGCATCTTCTAATATGAGTTTAGGTAACGCAGCAGACATCACATCCACTGGACTGTTGAGGTTAACCAACGACTTCGATGGTACGTACCAAATGAGTTTTGTTTACTATTCTCATCCAATCCGATTCAAGAATAATAATACAGGTGGTGGTAGTGTTTTTTCCTTCTCTACTTCGTTCATCTTCTCTATATTACCAGAATCTCCAGGTTTACGTGGTCTAGGGATTGCTTTTATCATCGCACCTCAAGCAGAGTTACCAGGAGAAAAAGGAAGCGACCTGCCAGGCTTGTTTGATCAAAGAACCGATACACAACCTACAAACTTTGTCCTTGCTATAGAACTAGACACCATCCATAATAGAGAATATGATATCATACAGGGAGACCATGTAGGAATCGATTTCAATGATCTTACTTCTGTAATATCCAAACCTTCAGGGTATTATACGGAAAACAATGGTAGTAGCTTTCGCAACCTTAGCCTTGTAAGTGGAGTTCCAATTCGCGTTTGGATAGAATATGATGAGGTTAGTAAGAACCTTACCGTAACCCTAGCTCCACTTACCGTTCCTAAACCTGCCACTCCATTATTGTCTTACAACCATGATCTTTCAGATTTATTATTAGATTCCATGTACGTTGGCTTCTCATCAGCTACAAGTTTTGCACAAACATCTCATTACATCTTGGGATGGAGTTTTGTAATTAACAATGGAACAGACCTGCCCATtgatatttctcagcttcctaaGCCTCCAGCAAAAGCACAAAAGAGCAAAAGAGCAGCAGCGAAATTCCTCGGAGTTGAGTTGCAGATAATTATCCCAGTTCTTGCGTTAACATTTATCATTGGCATCTTATTCGTCCTTGCGATAATCAGGAATTGTAAGATGGCagatgatgttgttgaagatTGGGAACTAAATTATGAAAGGTTGAGATTCTCGTTCAAACATCTATACATTGCTACAAACGGATTCAAGGAGAAAAACCTTCTTGGGAACGGCGGCTTCGGTAAGGTCTATAACGGTGTGCTGCCTGCTTCAAAGGTCAATGTTGCCGTCAAAAGAATCTCTCATAATTCAAAGCAAGGAGTACGGGAATTTATTTCCGAGATCATTAGCATTGGTCACCTTCGGCACCGAAACTTGGCACACCTCTTGGGCTATTGCAGAAGGCATGGAGAATTGCTACTAGTGTACGATTACATGGCTAATGGAAGTCTAGACAAGTTACTTTTTCACAAATACGATTCCGCCGCAGCACCAACAACAATTCTCGATTGGAACCAAAGATTTCAAATCATTAAAGGCGTAGCTTGTGCACTAGTATATTTGCATGAAGATTGGGAACAAGTTGTGGTTCACAGAGATATCAAGGATAGTAATGTTTTGTTAGATGGTGAGATGAATGCAAGGTTAGGTGATTTCGGTCTTGCAAGATTATATGATCGTGGAACCAATCCCAAGACGACCAATGTGGCCGGCACGCTGGGTTATATGGCACCGGAACTGATCAGAACAGGCAAAGCAACAACAAGCTCAGATGTTTTCGCCTTTGGTGCATTATTACTTGAAGTTGCTTGTGGTAGGAGACCAATAGAGTTAAATGTACCCGAAAACGAAGAGAGTGAAATTCTTGTTGATTGGGTCTTAAATTGTTGGAGAAGTGGTGCAATATTGCAAACCAGTGATCCAGTTTTAGGAAACGAGTATATCAAAGAAGAAATGGAGTCGGTATTGAAGCTAGGATTGTTATGTTCACAGAATGATGCAAAGGCTAGACCAAGCATGAGACAAGCGATGCAGTATTTAGAGGGAGAGTTGCCTTGCCTCAAACGGAATTGTGGGCACTTTATTATACCAACTCGACAGTGA